The following proteins come from a genomic window of Scomber japonicus isolate fScoJap1 chromosome 4, fScoJap1.pri, whole genome shotgun sequence:
- the ngfa gene encoding neurotrophin-7: MRSSPLVLLLLIGVQAVLNMGDGLAWSTGAANHKVGQQTVANHRAGQQQTAAADQFSGHYSSQENHRTSHHRTKRSHRVASHSQDRSPVTRHTTSDSTPDPSIPVVDPKLFSKRRYRSSPRVVFSEVPPSHDALEGEGYDIEGVTGVRVRRRAGSHSMHRGEYSVCDSINNWVGNLTRATDIAGNEVTVLPTVTINNVVKKQFFYETTCRSPTHRGSGTANGGRAGGRGGKQGSKSGNSGCLGIDSRHWNSYCTNTHIFVSALTIFNERTAWRFIRINAACVCVLSRKSWAGRLGH; this comes from the coding sequence ATGAGGTCGTCACCACTGGTCCTGCTCCTCCTGATAGGCGTCCAGGCTGTACTGAACATGGGAGATGGATTGGCCTGGAGCACCGGGGCAGCCAACCACAAAGTAGGACAGCAGACGgtagccaatcacagagcaggacagcagcagacagcagcagcagaccaaTTTTCTGGACATTATTCTTCACAGGAGAATCATAGGACCAGCCACCACAGGACCAAGAGGTCTCATCGGGTAGCTTCACACTCCCAGGATAGGAGCCCTGTCACCAGGCACACCACATCGGATTCCACCCCTGACCCCTCCATCCCAGTGGTGGACCCCAAGCTCTTCTCCAAGAGACGTTACCGTTCCTCACCCCGTGTTGTCTTCAGTGAGGTACCCCCATCGCACGATGCCCTGGAAGGCGAGGGTTATGACATTGAAGGGGTGACAGGGGTGAGGGTAAGGCGCAGAGCAGGATCACACTCCATGCACAGGGGAGAGTATTCAGTATGTGACAGCATAAATAACTGGGTGGGCAACCTGACACGGGCTACTGACATAGCCGGGAATGAGGTGACAGTGCTGCCCACCGTTACAATCAACAACGTGGTGAAGAAACAGTTCTTCTATGAGACCACCTGCCGATCCCCCACTCACAGGGGCTCTGGGACTGCAAACGGGGGAAGGGCAGGGGGACGGGGTGGCAAACAGGGCTCCAAATCAGGCAACTCAGGCTGTCTCGGCATCGACAGTCGCCACTGGAACTCCTACTGTACCAATACACACATATTCGTAAGCGCCCTCACCATCTTCAACGAACGGACAGCCTGGCGTTTCATCCGCATCAacgctgcatgtgtgtgtgttctcagccGGAAATCTTGGGCAGGACGACTGGGACACTGA